A genomic segment from Nicotiana tabacum cultivar K326 chromosome 7, ASM71507v2, whole genome shotgun sequence encodes:
- the LOC142162104 gene encoding uncharacterized protein LOC142162104 → MKKKFGIDIGYHKAWRAIQKAIAFIRGTPEENYQILPSYLHMMVAKNPGTYTSIKRDAQNRFAYLFFAPAASVAGWSYCRPVIAVDATFLKSKYRGVIFVVVSKDANNQIFPLCFGVADSENNEAYIWFFGEIRKAIQVRVNWFSCQIETNRSQIVLERFFLKLTMLMSQLKSIDKKIYNYIMEEPPERWTRSWFPQRRYDMLTTNMVESMNFVLLKGREMSILRMLDFIQEKLGEWFYERRKKANETFHRVSIWAEEEMTKKMDLACKMFVFNLDSMLFRINSEGIEFIVVLKKRTCDCLKFQLDELPYPHAIATINKRYLQKSDYCSNWYSRETWLKIYEGYVNTVGDQKS, encoded by the exons atgaaaaagaaatttggaattgaCATTGGTTATCACAAGGCATGGCGTGCTATTCAAAAAGCTATTGCTTTCATAAGGGGAACACCTGAAGAGAACTACCAGATTCTTCCTTCATACCTACACATGATGGTGGCCAAAAACCCAGGAACATACACAAGCATAAAAAGAGATGCACAGAATAG ATTTGCTTACTTGTTCTTCGCTCCTGCGGCATCAGTAGCTGGTTGGTCCTACTGTAGACCCGTTATTGCAGTAGATGCAACGTTTTTGAAGTCAAAATATCGTGGTGTTATATTTGTTGTTGTATCAAAGGACGCAAACAATCAAATCTTTCCTCTATGTTTTGGTGTAGCAGATTCAGAAAACAATGAGGCATATATTTGGTTCTTCGGGGAAAtaagaaaagcaattcaagttcgTGTGAACTGGTTTTCTTGTCAGATAGAAACCAATCGATCGCAAATAGTATTAGAAAGGTTTTTCCTGAAGCTCACCATG TTAATGTCCCAACTAAAAAGTATTGACAAGAAAATATACAATTACATAATGGAAGAGCCTCCCGAGAGATGGACTCGATCGTGGTTCCCACAGCGACGTTATGATATGCTAACAACAAATATGGTAGAATCAATGAATTTTGTTCTACTAAAAGGGAGAGAAATGTCTATTTTAAGAATGTTAGATTTCATCCAAGAAAAGCTGGGAGAGTGGTTTTATGAACGGAGAAAAAAGGCAAATGAAACTTTTCACAGAGTATCAATATGGGCAGAAGAAGAGATGACTAAGAAGATGGACTTGGCTTGCAAAATGTtt gTGTTCAACCTTGACTCAATGTTGTTTAGAATAAATAGTGAAGGAATTGAATTCATTGTGGTcttaaagaagagaacttgtgactgcctgaaattccaacttgatgaattACCCTATCCACATGCAATTGCTACTATTAATAAGAGATATTTGCAGAAATCtgattactgctcaaattggtatTCAAGGGAAACATGGTTGAAAATATATGAAGGATATGTGAATACCGTGGGAGATCAAAAATCATAG